One genomic segment of Ipomoea triloba cultivar NCNSP0323 chromosome 9, ASM357664v1 includes these proteins:
- the LOC116031029 gene encoding protein SMG7: MTIPMDNSVDHSSRERVQRLFNKNVELENKRRKAAQARIPSDPNSWQQMRENYEAIILENHAFSEQHEIEYALWQLHYRRIEELRAYLNAALSASGSTTSQNGKGPSRGGPDRITKIRTQFKTFLSEATGFYHDLMLKIRAKYGLPLGYFSDDPENQIPSSKDGSKSADMKKGLISCHRCLIYLGDLARYKGLYGEGDSKARDFSAASSYYMQASSLWPASGNPHHQLAILASYSGDELVAIYRYFRSLAVENPFTTARDNLIIAFEKNRQNYSQLLGDAKSSVKVAPARVSGKGRGKGDARFPQKEERVEANPVKERASSISDIFKIFSTRFVRLNGVLFTRTSLETFGEVLSVVKNDLLELLSSGPDEKYSFGSDAADCRLAVVRLVAILIFTVYNVNREAENQSYAEILQRSVLLQNAYTAVFEFMGHVVERCGQLNDPSASFLLPGVMIFVEWLACHEDIAVGNEPEETQANARSFFWNNCITFLNKLLSSGSKFVDEDEDETCFFNMSKYDEAETANRLALPEDFELRGFLPLVPAQLILDFSRKHSLGGDVGSKERKARIQRLVGAGKALASVVRVGGDGVYFDTKAKKFVIGTKPQISDDYWLSSTLEDPTLSGVEQENPVGGQMVLGALSPKPQLFIEGEEEDEVIVFKPSINEKHMDGFSSNMITSHVPVSSVTTVNAPLPAVNVSGVDLGIDMGVFSSGLDGLLMQNGFNPSLRLPTSVVNNNTHYVSSIQPSSSIWSSEQSSVTNGLAHLNLMENGSAKSEMQDHSGLMQTAAYSVPFPQSLNFTTADNIPIQFSEVCVPSKLNSISVAGLDCMAVKSSSIISTGSKKNPVSRPIRHRGPPPGFGSVPPKVMDDSSSAMTLKNENAHALPMDDYSWLDGYQLPSTNQSSGYSTINQSVQASQPPNCSNSMGMASFPFPGKQVSPLYVQADNQKGWPDFQMSEQMKLYQEQQQQLQRGNQQTVALPQQYQGQSLWEGRFFV; the protein is encoded by the exons ATGACCATTCCGATGGATAACAGTGTCGATCATTCATCTCGTGAGCGTGTTCAACGCCTCTTTAACAAG AATGTTGAATTAGAGAATAAGCGTAGGAAAGCAGCACAAGCCAGAATTCCTTCTGACCCAAATTCATGGCAACAAATGCGTGAAAATTATGAAGCTATTATCCTTGAGAATCATGCTTTCTCTGAGCAACATGAAATAGAGTATGCATTGTGGCAGTTGCATTACAGGAGAATTGAGGAATTACGTGCATACTTGAATGCTGCTTTATCTGCTTCTGGATCAACCACATCTCAAAATGGGAAAGGTCCTAGTCGAGGTGGGCCTGATCGAATCACAAAGATTCGCACACAATTTAAGACATTCCTGTCTGAAGCAACAGgattttaccatgatttgatgTTGAAAATTAGGGCGAAGTATGGTCTGCCACTAGGATATTTCTCTGATGATCCTGAAAACCAAATTCCGTCGTCTAAAGATGGAAGTAAATCTGCTGACATGAAGAAAGGTTTAATATCCTGCCACCGTTGTCTGATTTATCTCGGTGATCTTGCTCGTTACAAAGGTTTATATGGCGAAGGTGATTCTAAAGCTCGAGATTTTTCAGCAGCATCAAGCTATTACATGCAAGCTTCCTCGCTTTGGCCTGCAAGTGGCAATCCTCATCATCAG CTCGCAATCTTGGCTTCCTACTCGGGTGATGAATTGGTTGCAATTTATCGATATTTTCGAAGTCTTGCTGTAGAGAACCCCTTCACCACTGCAAGGGACAACTTGATTATTGCATTTGAGAAG AATCGACAGAACTATTCGCAGCTTTTGGGAGATGCTAAATCCTCTGTCAAAGTTGCACCTGCACGTGTATCTGGGAAAGGAAGAGGTAAGGGAGATGCAAGATTTCCACAAAAAGAAGAAAGGGTTGAAGCCAATCCAGTTAAGGAAAGAGCATCAAGTATATCcgatattttcaaaattttcagcaCAAGATTTGTCCGATTAAATGGCGTTCTGTTTACACGCACAAG CTTGGAGACATTTGGAGAAGTGCTTTCAGTGGTTAAAAATGATTTACTTGAGCTTCTTTCTTCTGGACCGGATGAGAAGTACAGTTTTGGTTCAGATGCTGCTGACTGCAGGCTTGCAGTAGTTAGGCTTGTTGCTATCCTTATATTCACTGTGTACAATGTGAATAGGGAAGCTGAAAATCAGTCATATGCTGAGATTCTTCAGCGCTCAGTTCTTCTACAGAATGCGTATACTGCTGTTTTTGAGTTTATGGGTCATGTGGTTGAGAGGTGTGGTCAATTAAATGACCCCTCAGCAAGCTTCCTACTGCCAGGTGTTATGATTTTCGTAGAATGGTTAGCCTGCCATGAAGATATTGCTGTAGGTAATGAGCCAGAAGAAACACAAGCAAATGCTAGATCCTTTTTCTGGAACAATTGCATCACCTTTTTAAATAAGCTGCTATCAAGTGGGTCAAAGTTTGTTGatgaagatgaggatgaaacATGTTTCTTCAATATGAGCAAGTATGATGAAGCTGAGACTGCCAATCGTCTTGCATTGCCTGAGGACTTTGAACTTAGAGGATTTCTTCCTCTTGTTCCTGCACAGCTTATACTTGACTTCTCAAGGAAGCATTCATTGGGTGGTGATGTTGGCAGTAAAGAAAGAAAAGCGAGAATCCAGAGGCTTGTAGGGGCTGGTAAGGCTCTTGCTAGTGTGGTTAGAGTAGGAGGAGATGGAGTTTACTTTGATACGAAAGCAAAGAAGTTTGTTATTGGCACTAAGCCACAAATTTCTGATGATTATTGGCTTAGTAGCACTTTGGAAGATCCCACATTGAGTGGAGTTGAACAAGAGAATCCGGTTGGAGGACAAATGGTTCTCGGAGCCTTGTCCCCTAAACCACAGTTGTTCATAGaaggtgaagaagaagatgaggtgATTGTGTTTAAGCCATCCATAAATGAGAAACATATGGATGGATTCTCTTCAAATATGATTACTTCACATGTTCCAGTATCTAGTGTTACAACCGTGAACGCACCTCTTCCTGCTGTTAATGTGTCGGGGGTTGATTTAGGAATTGATATGGGAGTGTTTTCATCTGGACTTGATGGATTGCTTATGCAAAATGGTTTCAATCCTAGCTTAAGGCTGCCTACCAGTGTTGTTAATAACAATACCCATTATGTGTCATCAATCCAACCAAGTTCTTCTATATGGTCGTCGGAACAAAGCAGTGTTACCAATGGATTGGCCCACTTGAATTTAATGGAAAATGGGTCTGCTAAGTCTGAGATGCAGGATCATTCTGGACTAATGCAGACTGCTGCATATTCAGTCCCCTTTCCACAGTCACTTAATTTTACTACTGCTGATAATATTCCCATCCAGTTTTCTGAGGTTTGTGTTCCATCAAAGTTAAATTCAATTTCAGTAGCTGGTTTGGATTGCATGGCAGTGAAGTCTTCATCCATCATCTCTACTGGCTCAAAGAAAAATCCAGTAAGTCGACCTATTAGACACAGGGGTCCACCTCCTGGATTTGGTTCTGTTCCTCCTAAAGTCATGGATGACTCATCCTCAGCCATGACCTTGAAGAATGAAAATGCACATGCTCTCCCAATGGATGACTATAGTTGGCTTGATGGCTATCAGTTACCTTCAACAAACCAAAGCTCAGGATACAGTACTATTAATCAATCAGTGCAGGCAAGTCAACCTCCCAACTGCAGCAACTCTATGGGGATGGCTAGCTTTCCTTTCCCTGGGAAACAAGTATCACCACTGTATGTCCAGGCTGACAACCAGAAAGGCTGGCCAGACTTTCAGATGTCCGAACAAATGAAACTATATCAGGAACAACAGCAACAACTTCAGAGAGGAAATCAACAGACTGTTGCACTGCCTCAGCAGTATCAGGGGCAGTCTCTGTGGGAAGGTCGTTTCTTCGTGTGA